From the Anaeromyxobacter dehalogenans 2CP-1 genome, the window CAGACGAACTCGAGCGTCACGAACCTGCGCGTCCGCAACAACCTGTACGGCGCGGCCACGCTCTCGAGCGTCTCCCTGATCCAGGGCGCGGGCGGCGCCGGGTGGGCGGCCGACCACAACCTCGCCACCTCCTCGCCAGGGTTCGCGAACGCCGCCGGGGGCGACTTCTCGCTCGGCTCCGGCTCGCCGGCCGTGGACGCCGGCGCGGCCCTCCGCGACGCCGGGCTCGACTACCAGCTGTCGGCGCGCCCGCGCGGCGCCGGGTACGACCTGGGCGCGTACGAGTCGCGCTGAGGCCCGAGCGCGCCGGCGGCGGATCACCGTCCCGCCGTCGGCGCCGCCCCGGCCAGCGCGCCGGGCCCCAGGAACGCCTCGACCGTGCGCGCCAGCCGCTCGCCGGTGAGGTCGCCGCGTCGCACCGCGTCCACCAGGAACGCCGGGACCACCACCGGGCCGCCCGCGGCCGCCTCGGCGCGCCGGAGCTCGACGTAGAGCGCGGCGGCGAGCACGTGCATGCCGCCGTCGTGCTCGCGCCAGTAGCCAGCCTGATCCGGGCGCCCGACGCCGAGCTGCTCCGCGACCACGCCCTCCATGGCCTCCACCACGTCCTCCTCCACGTAGCCCTCGACGGTGTTGTAGCCGAACGAGGGATCGTGGTGGTCCACGCGCGCCCGGATGACCGGATCGGCCCCGAGCGCCGCCACCGCCTGCGCGATCTCGGGGCGCGTGGCCTCGTACGGTGGGTGCATCATCTCGTGGATCGCGTTGCGGACCATCACGTCGGAGGGGAACGTCACGTCGGCGAGGAACCGGGTCCCGACGATGCGGATCCCGTGCGGCCTCGCGAACGCGAGCACGTGGACGGTGATGCGGCGCGATGGAAGCGCCTTCCCGAGCCGCGCCTCGACGGCCGGGACGACGTCGTGGGGGCGGAGGAACGGAGCCAGCTCGGCGATGCGCCGCTCGATCCGCGGGCGCGCCCGGCGCTCCCAGAAGTCCTCGAACCCGGCGCGGCCGAGCGCCTGGAGCGCGCGGATCAGGTGCGGCCGGGCGCGCTCGTACGTGGCCCAACCCTCCTCGCTCCAGTACGGGGTGCGCTCGAGCGCGGCCCGCGCCCGCGCCGGAACGCGCGCCACCCGCAGCAGCCACGCGATCGCGCCGCGCGCGCGGGGCGGCGCGGCGCCGAGCCCGCCCGCCTCGGCGGCCGAGAACACGAGGCCGAGGCGCGCCGAGACGATGCCCGCCGCCTCGTCCTTCAGGATCCGCTTCACGGCTCGGAAGGCGTCGCGCTCGGCGGGGGTGAGCCGCGCGTCGAAGTGGCGGTACTCCTCCTCGAAGAACCGCACGTAGAACGGATCGCCGCCCAGCACGCCGATCAGGCAGAGCGCGTCGTAGGCGGGCGCGGCGGTGACCTCCCACTCGGTGACGCGAGGGGCGGGCGAAGCCTGGACGGGCAGCGCGGGCGTCACGGCCGGCGCCGCGGCGACGAGCGCGAGGGCGGAGAGGAAGGCGAGGCGGTCGGTGGCGCGAGGTGCGATCATGAGCGCCGGCATAGCAGGCCGGCGGCGCCGCCGGCTTGTACCGGCTTAACCTCGGCGCGACGGCGCCCGCGCACGCCCCATCCGCGCGGCGCGGTACTGGCTGGGCGTCAGCCCGGTCGCCTCCCGGAAGCGGCGCGCCAGGTGCGGGTGATCCGCGAACCCGCACGCGGCGGCGGCCTCGGTCACCGTCCGCCCGGGCTCGGCGAGCAGGTCGAAGGCGCGCCGGAGCCGCACGCCCGCCAGGAACTGGCCCATCGTGCACCCCAGCACGCGCCGGAACGTGCGCGCCACGTGCACCGGGTGGACGCCTGCCTCCCGCGCCACGTCGGCGAGCCCGAGCGGCTCGTCGGACCGGTCGTGCAGGAGCTCCACCGCCCGCCGGAGCCAGGCGGGCCGCCCCGCCTCCGAGGCGGCCGGCGCGAGCGCGGCGAGCTGCAGCGCCGCGTCCTCGGCGGCCGGACCGGCGCCGGACAGCGCGCGGAACAGCCCCAGCGCGGCCGCGTACGGCACCCCCCCGCGCGCCACGCGTCCGGCGCCACCGGGCGCGGGCCGCACCCCCGCGTCCTCGAGCAGGCCGGGCGGCAGCTCCACGTTGAGGAGGTGCCCGCCCGAGGGCGAGAACCGGTCCTCGTGGGCCTCGCCCGGCGGGTGCCAGATCACGGTCCCGAGCGCGCAGTCGCGCTCGCCGGCGGCGGTCCGCTCCCGGTACGTGCCCGAGAGCAGGCACGAGACGTAGGCGCGCTCGTGCCGGTGCGGAGGCAGCGCCTCCCCGCCCGCGAACAGCGCCTCGGTCACCTCGAAACGGCCCGCGCGCCGGCGGCGGACGATGTCGCCCAGGTACGCCACGGCCGGATCCATACGGCGAATGGCCCCGAGGCGCACGCGCACGGGTGGGCTGCCGCGCCGCGCTCAGGCGCCGGATGCGCCGCCGGCCTGCTTCGCTTCCTCCCGCGCGGTGGCCCGGGCCCGCACCTTCCGGAACTCGGCCTCGAGCTCGGTCAGCTCCTCGTCGGTGGCGTGCTCGAGGTCGGCGAAGATGTTCCGCGCCCGTCGCTGCGCGCGGATGAGCTCGTCGATCTTCAAGTGCAGCGCGCGGGTCTCGCGGTTCTGCGTCGCCTGGATGAGGAACACCATCAGGAACGTCACCACCGTGGTGCCGGTGTTCACCACCAGCTGCCAGCTGTCGCTGAAGCCGAACAGCGGCCCGGTGGCGGCCCAGACCACCACCGCCCCGAGCGCCACCAGGAACGCGCGGTGCGTCCCGACCACCTCGGAGATGAAGAAGGCCAGGCGATGGAACGCGTCCTTCACCCGGTAAAGGTGAGCACCGGACGGGCCGAGCGGCGCGAGGCGCTGCGCTGCGGGCGCCCGCGCGGCCACCCGCCGCCCTAGGGCACGGTCGTCCCGTAGCCGCCGCGCTCCACGGCGATCACCCTCCCGCCCTCCAGCCGGGCGACGAGCGTGAAGCGCTGCGGCCCGAAGTCGAAGGTCCACAGATCCACCGGCACCCGCACCTCGCCCGCCGCGTCGCCCTGCCCACCCGCGGGCAGCGCGCGCGGCTCGACGACCACGTCCTTCGCGAGCGGCTCCCCGCACCGGACGAGGAGATCGAGCTTGCTCTCGCCGGCCCTCACCGCAGACGGATCGCAGCTCGCCCGCCCGGGGGGCCGCACCGCGGCCACGCGCTCCGGCGCATACCCGTACCCGCCGCGCTCGATCGCCGTCACCTTGCCTCCCTCGACGGTGACGAGGTCGATGAAGCGCTGCGGGCCGTGGTTGTAGATCCATTGCTCGACGACCGCGATCGATTCCTGGGACGCCCGGCCGGCGATCACGAGCACGCTGCGCTGGATCTCGCGCGCCTCGCGCAGCGCCGGCTCGCCGCACCGGGCGAGCAGGTCGAGCCTCGAGGCACCGAGCTCCACCGTGCCGCCGTCGCACCGGAGCGACGACTCGCCCGCGCGGGCGGCGGGCGCGAGCAGCGCGAGGAGCAGGAGCAGGAGCAGGAGCAGGAGCACGAGCGGGCGGGCGTGCATGGGGGGCCTCCGGGAGCGGGAGCACAGCGTACCACGTTCGGTGAACGCCCGGGGGCGCGGCGGGCGTGCGCGCGCCCCGCCGCCGCCCCGCTGCGCGCGGCGCCGGCGCGACCGCATCCTTCCGGCAGAGGCCGGCATGATCGAGATCCCCTGGAAGACGGTGTGCTGCCCGGTGGACCTGTCCGATGCGTCGCGCGCGGCGCTGCGCGTCGCGAGCGACGTCTGCCGGCGGCTCGACGCCTCGCTCACGCTGCTGCACGTGCAGGAGGGCGCGCCGGCGGCGGAGCGGCTGGCCGAGTGGCGCGCCGCGGCCGAGGCCGCCGGGGTGAAGCGCGTCTCCGCGGAGGAGACCGGCGGCGATCCCGAGACCGCCATCGCGGAATGGGTGGACGCGCACGGGGTCGACCTGGTGGTGATGGGCACGCACGGCCGCACCGGGCGGACGCACGCGCTGGTGGGCTCGGTGGCGGAGAGCACGGTCCGGCGGGCGCGCTGCCCGGTGATGGTGGTCCACGACGAGTGGACCGGCACGCTGCACTGATCAGCCGCGCCAGGGCTCGCAGGCCCGGAGCGCCGCCACGATGGCACGCGTCGAGGGCGAGCGGTTCAGCGTGTAGAAGTGGATCCCGGGGGCGCCGCGGCGCAGCAGGTCCGCGCACTGCAGCGTCGCGTAGGCCACGCCCAGCTCGCGGGCGCTCTCCGGGTCCGCGCGCCGGACCTCCATCGCCGCGCGGAGCGGCGGCGGGATGGCGGCGCCGCACATGGCGGTGAAGCGCTCCACCTGCTCGACGTTGGTGAACGGCATGATCCCGGGCACCACCGGCACCTCGACGCCGCCGGCGCGCGCGCGCTCGACGAAGCGGAAGTAGTGCGCGTTCTCGAAGAACAGCTGCGTCACCAGGAAGTCGCTGCCGGCGTCGACCTTGAGCTTCAGGTGGCGGAGGTCCTGCGCCAGGTCCCGGGTCTCGGGGTGGCCCTCGGGGTACGCGGCGGCGCCCACGCAGAAGCGCCAGCGCTCCGGCTGCGACCGGATGAACGCGACGAGCTCGCTCGCGTGCGTGAAGCCGTCCGGGTGCGGGACGAACCCGCCCTGCCCGCGCGGCGGATCGCCGCGCAGCGCCAGCACGTTCTGGATCCCGGCCTCCGCCACCTCGTCGAGCACGGCCGCGATCTCGTCGCGCGACGCGCCCACGCAGGTGACGTGCGCCATCGCCTCGACCTCGGCGTCGCGCTTGAGCCGCTTCACCAGCTCGATGGTCTTCGCCCGGGTGGACCCGCCGGCGCCGTACGTCACCGACACGTAGGCGGGGCCGAGCGGGCGCAGCGCCTCGACCGTCTCGAACAGGCCTCGCACCCCGTCGTCGGTCTTGGGCGGGAAGAACTCGAAGGAGAAGATGGGCTCGCCCCGCTCTCGGGCGAAGCGCAGGAGGTCGGTGATCCGCACAGGCCCGCGAGAGTAGCCCGGCCCGGCCGCGCGGCGCCAGCTTCCTGCGGTTGACAGCGGCGCCGCTCCGCGGGAATCGTTCGTCGCACCACCATGTCCAGGACGCCCCGATACATCACGCCCGAAGGGTTCCGGCGCCTCGCCGCCGAGCACGCCCGCATCTGGACCGAGCTGCGGCCGCGCATCGTGGCCGAGGTCGAGGCCGCCGCCGCGCTGGGCGACCGCAGCGAGAACGCCGAGTACATCTACGGCAAGAAGAAGCTGCGGGAGCTGGATCGCCGCCTGCGCTTCCTCTCGGAGAAGATGGACTCGCTCTCGGTGGTCGAGCCGCGGGCCCACCCGGACGGCCGGGCGTTCTTCGGCGCCTGGGTGACCGTCGAGCAGGAGGACGGCCAGGCGCGGAGGGTCCGCCTGGTCGGGCCGGACGAGTTCGACGTCGCCGCCGGGCTCATCAGCGTGGACGCGCCGCTCGGCCGGGCGCTGCTCGGCAAGCGCGAGGGCGACGTGGTGGTGGTGCACCGGCCCGCCGGCATGGTGGAATTGACCGTGGTGGAGGTCTCCTGGTCGGACCCGGAGGGCGGATGACGATCGAGACGGATCGGGCGGCGCAGCGCGAGCGCGTCGAGCGCTTCGCCCGCGAGCACCCCGGCAGCGTGATGTACGACGGCGCCACCCTGCTCGACGTCTACTCGGGCAAGCCGCTGCACCTCGACTGGATGCGGGTGGCGCGCCTGGAGGAGCGCTCCGACGCGGAGACCGGGCGCCCGTACCTGGCGCTGGCGCGCGACGACGGGAGCGAGGTCGCGATGGCCGAGCAGGGCGTGGTGTTCCCGCCGTGCACCACCGGGACCGGGCCGCTGGACGGCCTCCCGCGCGCGGTCTGCTTCCGCGACCTGGCCCAGGCCGAGGGCCGGCTCACCCACTTCCTGCTCGACCACCCGGACGAGCGCCCGAGCGCCACGCACGTCTCGCTGTTCCTGTTCTGCCTGGCGGTGGTGGACGGCGCGCGCGCCGCGGGGTTCGACGTCGGGCGCGAGGAGCGGCGCCTCGAGGCCGTCCTGAACGAGCTCGAGGCGCGCAAGCGCGGCTGAGAGCACGTGAACCCATCCCCTCCCGTCGCCGCCGGCGGCCGATCCGCGTCGGATCGCGTCGTTGCTCCTCCCTCACATGCCTCGGGGCATGCTCGGTCGTCGCGCCTCGCGCTGCTCGCGTCTCGACCGCCTGGCTCGGTCCGGGGATGGATTCACGCGCTCCGAGCGCGCCCCCTCCGTCCGCGGGTGCGCCGCCGGCGCGCGCGCCCCACCTTGCGCCCGTGGCGCGCGGCCGGCGTGCCCGGCCCCGGGCCGGGCGCCGCGCGGAGGGAGGGCGGGCGGGGGTGCGCTTCCGCGTGGTCACCTGGAACGTGCACGGCCTGCGCGGCGCGGGCCGCCGCCCCGATCCCGAGCGCATCGCCCGCGTGCTCGACGACATCGGCGCCGACGTGGCGGGGCTGCAGGAGGTCGGCGCGAGGCTCCCGGGCGCCGACGCGCACGCCGCCGAGGCGCTCGCGCGCCTCACCGGCCTGAACGGCGCGTTCGGCCCGACGCTCCAGCACGCGCGCGGCTTCGCGTACGGCAACGCCATCCTCTCCCGCCACCCCATCGACGCGACGCGCACCTACGACCTGTCGGTGCCCGGACGCGAGCCACGCGGCTGCCTGCGCGCCGATCTCGACCTCGGCCCGATGCGCGTCCACGTGTTCGCCGCCCACCTCGGCCTGCACTGGCGCGAGCGGCGGCGCCAGGCGGCCGCCCTGCTGTCGGCGGACATCCTGCGCGACGCCGCGCTCTCCCATCCCCTGGTGCTGGTGGGGGACTTCAACTCGCCCTCCGACCGCTCGGCGGTCCCGCGCTGGCTGCGCCGCACGCTCACCGACTGCGCCGTCGCGGCCGGCCGCCCCGCCGCCACGTTCCCGTCCGCCTGGCCGCTCCTGCGGCTCGACCGCGCCTACGTGGACGCCGCGCTGCGCGTCCTCGCCTGCGAGGTGATCCGGACGCCGCTCGCCCGCCGGGCCTCGGACCACCTGCCGCTCGTCGTCGAGCTGGAGCTCACCGAGGCCGCGCGCCGTCCGCCCGCCCCGCGGCCGGTCGAGGCGCCTGGCGTCCGGACGCGGACCGGGTGATCGCGCCGGCGACGGCGCGCGACCGCGTGTCCGGCCTCGGGGCCTCGATCGCGCCCCGCTCGATGCGCAGGCTGTGACGCGGGCCCGGGAGCGGGCGGGAGGGATACGACATGGCGATGTCCTGGAAGGCGATGAAGGGGATGCTCGACCGCGAGCTGCTCTTGAAGCGGATGGGGCTCGAGGAGCGCAGCCCGGCCGGCGACTTCTTCACCGGCCTCGGCCTGTTCTCGGTCGGCGTGCTGGTGGGCGCCGGGCTGGGCATGATGTTCGCGCCCCGCCGCGGCGAGGATCTGCGCGCGATGATGACGGACGCGTGGCGGCAGCGGACCGGCAAGCCGACCCAGGGGCCCGACTACCAGGCCATGGGCGCCGAGACGGCGATGCCGCCCCCGCAGCACTGACGCCTAGGCCGGCGGCTCCGCCTCGGCGGTCTGCGGCTCCTCGGCGGCGAGCGCCGCGAGCCGCGCCCAGAGCGCGTCGGTGCCGGTGCCCTCCACTGCGGAGAACGGCACCGCGTCACCGCGCGCCAGGCCGAGCGCGCGCTCGACCTGCTGGAGCGCGAGCACGCGGCGCGCCTTGGGCAGCTTGTCGGTCTTCGTCGCCGCGACCACGAGGCGCCGCCCCGCCGACACCAGGAACGCGGCGGCGTCCTCGTCGCTCTCCGAGGGCGGGTGGCGCGCGTCCACGATGAGCACCACCGCGCGCAGCACGTCGCGGTCGCGCAGGTAGTCCTCGATCATCGCCGTCCAGCGGTCGCGCTCGGCCCGCGCCACCTTCGCGTAGCCGTAGCCGGGCAGGTCGCAGAAGCGGATGGCGCGCGGCCGCGCCGCCGGCGTCGGCCGGTACGAGAGATCGAAGAACTGGAGCGCGCGGGTGCGGCCGGGGGTGGACGAGACGCGCGCCAGCCCCTTGCGCCGGGCGAGCGCGTTCAGCATCGACGACTTCCCCACGTTCGAGCGGCCCACGAACGCGATCTCGGGCGTGGCGCCGCGCGGCCACTCCTCGGGGCGGGTGGCGGTCTTGGCGAAGTCGGCGGAGACGACCTGGATCGGCACGTCGGGCTCCTAGCGGCCGCCGGGGCGGCGGGCGGGGGCCGGGGCTGGCCGCGCCGGCGCGCGGGGACCGGCCGGCGCCGCGGCATCGCCGGGCGCGGGGGTCCAGTGCGGGGACCAATGATCAATGAGCGGCAGCTTCCGCTTCGGGTCGAAGCGCAGCAGGCTCGGCGTCGAGTCGGTGTGGCAGGCGAGGCAGGTCTTCGGGCCCGGGTCCGCCAGGCCCACGGCGCGCGCCAGCTCGCGGTCGCGCATGACGTAGTCGGCCGCGTAGGCGCGCCCCGGGCCGTGGCAGGTCTCGCAGGAGACGCCGGCGAGCCCGTCCTCGCGATCGGGCGCGTGGCACGAGAGGCAGCGCGGGTCGTCCCGGCGCTCCGCCGGCAACACCTCGAGCGCGCGCGCGTGCGGGCTCACCCGCCACCGCTCGTACGCCGACGGGTGACACGCCTTGCACGCCTCGGGTCCCACCTTGTCGCCTGCGGCACGCGCGGCGGGAGCCAGGGCGACGAGGACGGCGGCGAGGAGCGGGAGGCGGAGGTCGGGGAGCACGGGCGCCGGAGTATAATGCGCCATGCGCCTCGTCTGGCTCTCCACCGCGTTCCTGCTCGCCCTCGGCCCCGTTTCCGCCACCGCACGCCCGTGGAAGGGGGTCACCCCGGGCGTCACGGCGCAGGCGGAGGTGGTCGGGAAGTTCGGCGAGCCCACCGCCCGCACCCGCCGCGGGGCGCGCACCGTGCTCGCGTACTACGGGGACCAGGCGCTGGAGGGGACCAAGCAGGCGCAGTTCCACCTCGATCCGGCCGGGACCGTCCAGGAGATCACGATCTTCCTCACCGTGCCGCTCGACGCGGACACCATCGAGGGGACCTACGGCAAGCCCACGCAGAAGACGTTCGTGGAGGACACGTTCCAGAAGGTCTGGCTCTACCCGGCGCAGGGCGTGACCGTGTACTTCGCGAAGGACGGGAGCGTCGAGGCGCTCTCGTTCGCGGCGGGGCGGCAGAAGGCCGCGCCGGCAGCCGCCAGGCCGGCCGCGGCCGAGGCCGCCGCGGCGCGCTGAGGGGGCGTGCGCGTCATCGGCCTGACCGGCGGGATCGCCACCGGCAAGAGCACCTTCGCCGCGCTCCTGCGCGCGCGGGGCGCGCCGGTGGTGGACGCGGACGCGCTGGCGCGGGCCGCGGTCGAGCCGGGGACGCCGGCGTTGGCGGAGATCGCCCGCACCTTCGGCGCGGAGGTGCTGCGCGAGGACGGCGCGCTCGATCGGAAGGCGCTCGCCGCCCGCGTGTTCGCGGACCCGGAGGCGCGGCGGCGGCTCGAGGCCATCACCCACCCCGCGGTCCGCCGCGCCATGCGCGAGGCGACCGATCGCCTGGCCGCGCAGGGCCACCCGCTCGCGTTCTACGACACGCCGCTGCTCTACGAGGTCGGGCTGGAGGCCCTGCTCGACGCGGTGGTGGTGGTGTGGGCGCCGCGCGACGTGCAGCGCGAGCGCCTGATCCGCCGCGACCGGCTCGACGCCGCCGA encodes:
- a CDS encoding AraC family transcriptional regulator; this translates as MDPAVAYLGDIVRRRRAGRFEVTEALFAGGEALPPHRHERAYVSCLLSGTYRERTAAGERDCALGTVIWHPPGEAHEDRFSPSGGHLLNVELPPGLLEDAGVRPAPGGAGRVARGGVPYAAALGLFRALSGAGPAAEDAALQLAALAPAASEAGRPAWLRRAVELLHDRSDEPLGLADVAREAGVHPVHVARTFRRVLGCTMGQFLAGVRLRRAFDLLAEPGRTVTEAAAACGFADHPHLARRFREATGLTPSQYRAARMGRARAPSRRG
- a CDS encoding low affinity iron permease family protein, producing MKDAFHRLAFFISEVVGTHRAFLVALGAVVVWAATGPLFGFSDSWQLVVNTGTTVVTFLMVFLIQATQNRETRALHLKIDELIRAQRRARNIFADLEHATDEELTELEAEFRKVRARATAREEAKQAGGASGA
- a CDS encoding DUF2845 domain-containing protein; this encodes MHARPLVLLLLLLLLLLALLAPAARAGESSLRCDGGTVELGASRLDLLARCGEPALREAREIQRSVLVIAGRASQESIAVVEQWIYNHGPQRFIDLVTVEGGKVTAIERGGYGYAPERVAAVRPPGRASCDPSAVRAGESKLDLLVRCGEPLAKDVVVEPRALPAGGQGDAAGEVRVPVDLWTFDFGPQRFTLVARLEGGRVIAVERGGYGTTVP
- a CDS encoding universal stress protein; this translates as MIEIPWKTVCCPVDLSDASRAALRVASDVCRRLDASLTLLHVQEGAPAAERLAEWRAAAEAAGVKRVSAEETGGDPETAIAEWVDAHGVDLVVMGTHGRTGRTHALVGSVAESTVRRARCPVMVVHDEWTGTLH
- the metF gene encoding methylenetetrahydrofolate reductase [NAD(P)H] — protein: MRITDLLRFARERGEPIFSFEFFPPKTDDGVRGLFETVEALRPLGPAYVSVTYGAGGSTRAKTIELVKRLKRDAEVEAMAHVTCVGASRDEIAAVLDEVAEAGIQNVLALRGDPPRGQGGFVPHPDGFTHASELVAFIRSQPERWRFCVGAAAYPEGHPETRDLAQDLRHLKLKVDAGSDFLVTQLFFENAHYFRFVERARAGGVEVPVVPGIMPFTNVEQVERFTAMCGAAIPPPLRAAMEVRRADPESARELGVAYATLQCADLLRRGAPGIHFYTLNRSPSTRAIVAALRACEPWRG
- the greB gene encoding transcription elongation factor GreB produces the protein MSRTPRYITPEGFRRLAAEHARIWTELRPRIVAEVEAAAALGDRSENAEYIYGKKKLRELDRRLRFLSEKMDSLSVVEPRAHPDGRAFFGAWVTVEQEDGQARRVRLVGPDEFDVAAGLISVDAPLGRALLGKREGDVVVVHRPAGMVELTVVEVSWSDPEGG
- a CDS encoding endonuclease/exonuclease/phosphatase family protein; translated protein: MRFRVVTWNVHGLRGAGRRPDPERIARVLDDIGADVAGLQEVGARLPGADAHAAEALARLTGLNGAFGPTLQHARGFAYGNAILSRHPIDATRTYDLSVPGREPRGCLRADLDLGPMRVHVFAAHLGLHWRERRRQAAALLSADILRDAALSHPLVLVGDFNSPSDRSAVPRWLRRTLTDCAVAAGRPAATFPSAWPLLRLDRAYVDAALRVLACEVIRTPLARRASDHLPLVVELELTEAARRPPAPRPVEAPGVRTRTG
- a CDS encoding YtxH domain-containing protein, giving the protein MAMSWKAMKGMLDRELLLKRMGLEERSPAGDFFTGLGLFSVGVLVGAGLGMMFAPRRGEDLRAMMTDAWRQRTGKPTQGPDYQAMGAETAMPPPQH
- the yihA gene encoding ribosome biogenesis GTP-binding protein YihA/YsxC; the encoded protein is MPIQVVSADFAKTATRPEEWPRGATPEIAFVGRSNVGKSSMLNALARRKGLARVSSTPGRTRALQFFDLSYRPTPAARPRAIRFCDLPGYGYAKVARAERDRWTAMIEDYLRDRDVLRAVVLIVDARHPPSESDEDAAAFLVSAGRRLVVAATKTDKLPKARRVLALQQVERALGLARGDAVPFSAVEGTGTDALWARLAALAAEEPQTAEAEPPA
- a CDS encoding cytochrome c family protein; its protein translation is MLPDLRLPLLAAVLVALAPAARAAGDKVGPEACKACHPSAYERWRVSPHARALEVLPAERRDDPRCLSCHAPDREDGLAGVSCETCHGPGRAYAADYVMRDRELARAVGLADPGPKTCLACHTDSTPSLLRFDPKRKLPLIDHWSPHWTPAPGDAAAPAGPRAPARPAPAPARRPGGR
- the coaE gene encoding dephospho-CoA kinase (Dephospho-CoA kinase (CoaE) performs the final step in coenzyme A biosynthesis.) produces the protein MRVIGLTGGIATGKSTFAALLRARGAPVVDADALARAAVEPGTPALAEIARTFGAEVLREDGALDRKALAARVFADPEARRRLEAITHPAVRRAMREATDRLAAQGHPLAFYDTPLLYEVGLEALLDAVVVVWAPRDVQRERLIRRDRLDAADVDARLAAQLPVDEKAARADFVIDNAGAPEALAGKADRLLADLRAGRGRRLPNAPPVRY